From the genome of Hymenobacter sp. PAMC 26628, one region includes:
- a CDS encoding heparinase II/III domain-containing protein encodes MNPPVLFRSLLLLLLLTGLAAGGQPAAVASTGPIAATTPVPAHPRLLLLAGQEQSIQQTIAADQTWRAVHQSILAECDRMVGLPVLQRIKVGRRLLDVSRECLRREFFLAYAWRMTRQEKYRRRAEQELLAVAAFSDWNPAHFLDVAEMTTGVALGYDWLYNDLSEATRATVREALLKKGLEPSLLPENNGWLTKTNNWNQVCNAGMAFGALALYDEQPVLARAVLNRAIETVVIPMRAYGPDGAYPEGYGYWGYGTSFNVLLISALEKAFGQDFGLSQQPGFLKTPGYLLNMTGPSGNAFMYSDSWPAGGPQPAMYWFAAKLKNPSLLWVERTRLEAADASQHVQNRLLPALMLWSHGIALRDIPAPAATQWVGGGPNPVALLRTSWTDPNALYLGLKAGSPAVSHGHMDVGSFVFEADGVRWSMDFGAQDYESLESKGIDPFGKQRWDVFRLTNFAHSTLTVNNGLQAAKGAAVLTGHSAAPDFQSATTDLSPLYPALAAAHRGVALVDGRAAVVRDELTGGSAAATVRWAMLTPATVKILNPTTAELTNHGKKLRLQVAEPATITLKTWPTVGPHDYDAPNPGTTLVGFEVTVPANAKVPLSVLLVPGSAGGGAPRKVLPLAQWPQQTSASAGQ; translated from the coding sequence ATGAACCCACCCGTTCTATTCCGCAGCCTGCTGCTGCTGCTGCTCCTGACGGGGCTGGCGGCCGGCGGGCAGCCGGCGGCCGTGGCTTCAACCGGCCCCATTGCGGCCACCACCCCGGTGCCGGCCCACCCGCGCCTGCTGCTGCTGGCCGGTCAGGAGCAATCCATCCAGCAGACCATTGCCGCAGACCAAACCTGGCGGGCGGTCCACCAAAGCATTCTCGCGGAATGTGACAGGATGGTGGGCTTGCCGGTGCTCCAACGTATCAAGGTAGGCCGGCGGCTGCTCGACGTGTCGCGGGAGTGCCTGCGCCGCGAGTTTTTTCTGGCCTACGCCTGGCGGATGACGCGGCAGGAAAAGTACCGCCGGCGGGCCGAGCAGGAGCTGCTGGCCGTGGCCGCCTTTAGCGACTGGAACCCCGCGCACTTCCTCGACGTGGCCGAAATGACCACGGGCGTGGCCCTGGGCTACGACTGGCTTTACAACGACCTATCAGAAGCCACCCGCGCCACCGTCCGCGAAGCCCTGCTGAAAAAAGGCCTGGAGCCCTCGCTGCTGCCCGAAAACAACGGCTGGCTGACGAAAACCAACAACTGGAACCAGGTGTGCAACGCCGGCATGGCCTTCGGCGCGCTGGCGCTCTACGACGAGCAGCCGGTGCTGGCCCGCGCCGTGCTCAACCGCGCCATCGAAACCGTGGTGATTCCCATGCGCGCCTACGGCCCCGACGGTGCCTATCCCGAAGGCTACGGCTACTGGGGCTACGGCACCAGCTTCAACGTGCTGCTCATCAGCGCGCTGGAGAAGGCCTTTGGCCAGGATTTCGGCCTGAGCCAGCAGCCCGGCTTTCTGAAAACACCGGGCTACCTGCTCAACATGACGGGCCCGTCGGGCAACGCCTTCATGTATTCCGATTCCTGGCCCGCTGGGGGGCCGCAGCCGGCCATGTACTGGTTTGCCGCCAAGCTCAAAAACCCTTCATTGCTGTGGGTAGAACGCACCCGGTTGGAAGCCGCCGACGCTAGCCAGCACGTCCAGAACCGCCTGTTGCCGGCCCTTATGCTGTGGAGCCACGGCATTGCCCTGCGCGATATTCCGGCCCCAGCCGCCACGCAGTGGGTGGGCGGCGGCCCCAACCCGGTAGCGCTGCTGCGCACCTCCTGGACCGACCCCAATGCCTTGTACCTGGGCCTTAAAGCCGGCTCGCCCGCCGTCAGCCACGGGCACATGGACGTGGGCTCGTTCGTTTTCGAAGCCGACGGCGTGCGTTGGAGCATGGATTTTGGAGCCCAGGACTACGAGTCGCTGGAGTCGAAGGGCATCGACCCGTTCGGCAAGCAGCGCTGGGACGTGTTCCGGCTTACCAACTTCGCCCACAGCACCCTCACCGTCAACAACGGCCTGCAAGCCGCGAAAGGGGCCGCCGTGCTCACCGGCCACTCGGCCGCGCCCGATTTCCAGAGCGCCACCACCGACCTGAGCCCACTGTACCCGGCCCTGGCCGCCGCCCACCGCGGGGTGGCCCTGGTAGATGGGCGCGCGGCCGTGGTGCGCGACGAGCTGACCGGTGGCTCGGCCGCCGCTACCGTGCGCTGGGCCATGCTCACGCCCGCCACCGTGAAAATCCTGAATCCTACCACCGCCGAGCTGACCAACCACGGCAAAAAGCTGCGGCTGCAAGTGGCCGAGCCGGCCACCATCACCCTCAAAACCTGGCCCACGGTGGGGCCGCACGACTACGACGCCCCCAACCCCGGCACCACCCTGGTGGGCTTTGAGGTGACGGTGCCAGCCAACGCGAAAGTGCCCCTTTCGGTGCTGCTGGTGCCGGGCAGTGCGGGCGGCGGGGCCCCGCGCAAGGTGTTGCCACTGGCGCAGTGGCCGCAGCAAACGTCCGCTTCGGCCGGGCAGTAA
- a CDS encoding glycoside hydrolase family 3 C-terminal domain-containing protein: MKSNPLNFFIGIVLVLSGLAFAAFRPPAETPKYLDASLSTEARVADLVGRLTLNQKIKLLMYTGTAIDSAGLKVPAYNWWNECLHGVARAGRATVFPQSIALAATWDPALAGRVATAISDEGRAKYEEFARHGQRGIYQGLTFWTPNINIFRDPRWGRGMETYGEDPYLTGRMAGSFVQGIQGDNPKYYKAIATVKHFAVHSGPEATRGHFDARVSDRDLYQTYTPAFKTCIQDAKAYSVMCAYNRFRGEPCCGSNFLLTHLLRQQWGFNGFIVTDCGAVTLFYEKGAHEVVQTPEQAAALAIRAGSDLECGEAFNALDKALAQKLVSEAELDVALKRLFTARFKLGFFDDPAGNPYTKIPYATVESTAHIQLALETARKSIVLLKNQNHTLPLAKTIKTLAVIGPNADDEEVPLANYHGFPSHVVTPLAGLRNRLPGTKILYAKGSRHVAEIPSLDVVPTDYLFTTAAATEHGLRAEYYLNAKFAGPPALRRVDKTVDFYWINNLPAANFDRENFSAKWTGYLKPPTSGRYSLGLHGYEQCELRFNDSLVARINNEHEPDLKYKPFVLEAGKTYKLELRFANTKPAPLVQLKWEMPNQNLQAKALEICKKADAVVLCMGLSSHLEGEEMKNFVVDGFNKGDRTKLKLPDTQLALIKAVQALGKPVVLVLLNGSAVAVNWEDAHLPAIVEAWYGGQQAGNALADVLTGAVNPSGRLPITFYTSETQLPSFDSYDMAGRTYRYFTGQPLYQFGYGLSYTTFAYSGLQLPATAALGQPITVTATVRNTGPRPGDEIVQLYLANTSSKNQPEIRTLKGFQRVSLKPGEAKTVSFRLAPSDFSTIDDTGQRVLNPDAFTVAVGGRQPGKAAGPTSVLSKPLRLTGAPKTLKL; this comes from the coding sequence ATGAAATCCAATCCCCTTAACTTTTTTATCGGCATCGTACTCGTGCTGAGCGGGCTGGCCTTCGCGGCCTTCCGCCCGCCCGCTGAGACACCAAAATACCTCGACGCCTCCCTGAGTACCGAGGCGCGGGTGGCCGATTTGGTGGGCCGGCTCACGCTCAATCAGAAAATTAAGCTATTGATGTACACCGGCACCGCCATCGACAGCGCCGGACTGAAAGTGCCGGCTTATAACTGGTGGAACGAGTGCCTGCACGGCGTGGCGCGGGCCGGCAGGGCCACCGTCTTCCCGCAAAGCATTGCCTTGGCCGCCACCTGGGACCCGGCCCTGGCCGGGCGCGTAGCCACGGCCATTTCCGACGAAGGCCGGGCCAAGTACGAGGAGTTTGCGCGCCACGGCCAGCGCGGCATTTACCAGGGCCTCACCTTCTGGACGCCCAACATCAACATCTTCCGCGACCCGCGCTGGGGCCGGGGCATGGAAACCTACGGCGAAGACCCTTATCTGACGGGTCGGATGGCCGGCTCGTTTGTCCAAGGCATTCAGGGCGACAACCCCAAGTACTACAAGGCCATTGCCACCGTGAAGCACTTCGCCGTGCACAGCGGCCCCGAGGCCACGCGCGGCCACTTCGACGCCCGCGTGAGCGACCGGGACCTGTACCAGACCTACACGCCGGCCTTCAAAACCTGCATCCAGGACGCCAAGGCCTACTCGGTGATGTGCGCCTACAACCGCTTCCGGGGCGAGCCCTGCTGCGGCAGCAACTTCCTGCTCACCCACCTGCTGCGCCAGCAGTGGGGCTTCAACGGCTTCATCGTGACGGACTGCGGCGCGGTGACGCTTTTCTACGAAAAAGGGGCGCACGAGGTAGTGCAAACCCCCGAGCAGGCCGCCGCCCTGGCCATCCGGGCGGGCTCCGATTTGGAGTGCGGCGAAGCGTTTAACGCGCTCGACAAAGCCCTGGCGCAGAAGCTGGTGAGCGAAGCCGAGCTGGACGTGGCGCTGAAGCGCCTGTTCACGGCCCGCTTCAAGCTGGGCTTTTTTGATGACCCCGCCGGCAACCCCTACACCAAAATCCCCTACGCCACGGTGGAATCGACCGCCCACATCCAACTGGCGCTGGAAACGGCCCGGAAGTCCATCGTGCTGCTTAAGAACCAGAACCACACGCTGCCGCTGGCCAAAACCATCAAAACCCTGGCCGTCATCGGCCCCAACGCCGACGACGAGGAAGTGCCGCTGGCCAACTACCACGGCTTCCCTTCCCACGTCGTCACGCCGCTGGCGGGCCTGCGCAACCGCCTGCCGGGCACCAAAATCCTGTATGCCAAGGGCAGCCGCCACGTCGCCGAAATACCGTCGCTGGACGTAGTGCCCACGGACTATCTTTTCACCACGGCCGCCGCCACGGAGCACGGGCTCCGCGCCGAGTACTACCTCAACGCCAAATTCGCCGGCCCGCCCGCCCTGCGGCGCGTGGACAAAACGGTGGACTTCTACTGGATAAACAACCTGCCGGCGGCGAATTTCGACCGCGAAAACTTCAGCGCCAAATGGACCGGCTACCTCAAGCCGCCCACCTCGGGTCGCTACAGTCTGGGCCTGCACGGCTACGAGCAGTGCGAGTTGCGATTCAACGACAGCCTGGTGGCCCGCATCAACAACGAGCACGAGCCCGACCTCAAGTACAAGCCCTTTGTGCTGGAAGCCGGCAAAACATACAAGCTGGAGCTGCGCTTCGCCAACACCAAGCCCGCGCCGCTGGTGCAGCTGAAATGGGAAATGCCCAACCAGAATTTGCAAGCCAAGGCCCTGGAAATTTGCAAAAAAGCCGATGCCGTGGTGCTGTGCATGGGCCTTTCCTCGCACCTGGAAGGGGAGGAGATGAAGAATTTCGTGGTGGACGGCTTCAACAAGGGCGACCGCACCAAGCTCAAGCTGCCCGACACGCAATTGGCGCTGATAAAGGCCGTGCAGGCCCTGGGCAAGCCCGTGGTGCTGGTGTTGCTGAATGGCAGTGCCGTGGCCGTGAACTGGGAAGACGCCCACCTGCCGGCCATCGTGGAGGCCTGGTACGGCGGGCAGCAGGCCGGCAACGCCCTGGCCGACGTGCTCACCGGGGCCGTGAACCCCTCCGGCCGCCTGCCCATCACCTTCTACACCTCCGAGACCCAGCTGCCATCTTTTGATAGCTACGACATGGCCGGCCGCACCTACCGCTACTTCACCGGCCAGCCACTCTACCAGTTCGGCTACGGGCTGAGCTACACCACGTTTGCCTATTCCGGCCTGCAACTGCCCGCCACCGCCGCCCTGGGCCAGCCCATCACGGTTACGGCCACCGTGCGCAACACCGGCCCCCGCCCGGGCGACGAAATCGTGCAGCTCTACCTGGCCAACACCAGCAGCAAGAACCAGCCCGAAATCCGCACCCTGAAGGGCTTCCAGCGCGTGTCGCTGAAGCCCGGCGAGGCTAAAACGGTATCGTTCCGGCTTGCTCCATCCGACTTTTCCACTATCGACGACACCGGCCAGCGGGTGCTCAACCCCGATGCCTTCACCGTGGCCGTGGGCGGCCGGCAACCCGGCAAAGCGGCCGGCCCCACGTCGGTCCTCAGCAAACCCCTGCGCTTGACGGGCGCGCCGAAAACCTTGAAACTGTAG
- a CDS encoding DUF4861 family protein → MLLPCWLAVQLSAPAAPVLTVQVRNPLAESRPATTVALDLRHLHLTATPERLRVRDAVSGKLLVSQLVDNDGDHVWDELLCQVTLGPQERRRLAIELAPAGQVAQPAPAVAYSRFVPERIDDYAWENDRVAFRTYGPKAQQLTEAGSKDGTLTSGMDCWLKRVPYSIIDKWYAGYAKDPTFYHHDRGEGYDPYHVGDSRGCGGLGVWNDRDSTLAVSKNFIRYQTLATGPLRTVFELTYAPWSAAGQQLTQRTRITLDAGQQLSRYDVFVAVDHGALPPLTVGITLHEQKGTVAGRPAAGWFRHWEPIDDSELGTGLVMAPGQVQNWWTYRTTRKEQSHLFVRLKPAAHLTYYAGYGWTKAGRFHNVGDWESYLAAEARRLAAPLEVTVLRPAPAGKHS, encoded by the coding sequence ATGCTGCTCCCTTGTTGGCTTGCGGTCCAGCTTAGTGCCCCGGCGGCCCCGGTGCTCACCGTGCAGGTGCGCAACCCGCTGGCCGAAAGCCGTCCGGCCACCACCGTGGCGCTGGACCTGCGCCACTTGCACCTCACGGCCACCCCCGAGCGCCTGCGGGTGCGCGACGCGGTTAGCGGGAAACTGCTGGTGTCCCAGTTGGTCGATAACGACGGGGACCATGTCTGGGACGAGCTGCTGTGCCAGGTGACGCTGGGGCCCCAGGAGCGGCGGCGGCTGGCCATCGAGCTAGCCCCGGCCGGGCAAGTGGCGCAACCTGCGCCCGCAGTGGCCTATTCCCGCTTCGTGCCCGAGCGCATCGACGACTACGCCTGGGAAAACGACCGGGTGGCCTTCCGCACCTACGGGCCGAAAGCCCAGCAGCTCACCGAAGCCGGCTCGAAGGACGGTACCCTCACCAGCGGGATGGACTGCTGGCTCAAGCGCGTGCCGTATTCCATCATCGACAAATGGTACGCGGGCTACGCGAAGGACCCGACATTCTACCACCACGACCGCGGCGAAGGCTACGACCCCTACCACGTGGGCGACAGCCGCGGCTGCGGCGGCCTGGGCGTGTGGAATGACCGGGACTCGACCCTGGCCGTGTCCAAAAACTTCATCCGCTACCAAACCCTGGCCACGGGACCCCTCCGCACCGTGTTTGAGCTGACCTACGCGCCCTGGTCGGCCGCCGGCCAGCAGCTGACGCAACGCACCCGCATCACCCTCGACGCGGGCCAGCAGCTGAGCCGCTACGACGTGTTTGTGGCCGTTGACCACGGGGCCCTACCCCCCTTAACCGTCGGCATCACGCTGCACGAGCAGAAAGGCACCGTGGCCGGTCGGCCAGCCGCTGGCTGGTTCCGCCACTGGGAGCCCATCGACGATTCGGAGCTGGGCACCGGCCTGGTGATGGCCCCCGGCCAGGTGCAAAACTGGTGGACCTACCGCACCACCCGCAAGGAGCAAAGCCACCTGTTCGTGCGCCTCAAACCCGCCGCGCACCTCACCTACTACGCCGGCTACGGCTGGACTAAAGCCGGCCGCTTCCACAACGTGGGCGACTGGGAAAGCTACTTGGCCGCCGAAGCGCGCCGCCTGGCCGCGCCGCTGGAAGTGACGGTGCTACGACCCGCCCCGGCGGGCAAGCACAGCTAA
- the rbsK gene encoding ribokinase: protein MSPNILVIGSTNTDMVIKTDRFPQPGETVLGGRFLTNPGGKGANQAVAAARLGGQVAFVTKLGDDLFGQQARQHFQQEGIGADYLLADPDHPSGVALITVDAAGENSIVVAPGANGTLSPEDLARAAPAFARCAVVLMQLEVPLATVTAAAALATAHGKRVILNPAPAMPLPDALLRQLFLLTPNRAEAETLTGIPITDEASMRAAARFLREKGVANVVITLGGEGAYLCTETGARLLPTARVRAVDTTAAGDVFNGALAVAVAEGIPLESAVEFANQAAAISVTRMGAQASVPYRRELLGVSA from the coding sequence ATGAGTCCTAATATTCTGGTCATCGGCAGTACCAACACGGACATGGTGATTAAAACCGACCGGTTCCCGCAGCCGGGCGAAACGGTGCTGGGCGGCCGGTTTTTGACGAATCCCGGCGGCAAGGGGGCCAATCAGGCCGTGGCGGCGGCCCGCCTGGGCGGGCAGGTCGCGTTCGTCACCAAGCTGGGCGACGACCTGTTTGGCCAGCAGGCCCGGCAGCACTTCCAGCAGGAAGGCATTGGGGCCGACTATCTGCTGGCCGACCCGGACCACCCCTCGGGCGTGGCCCTGATTACGGTGGACGCCGCGGGCGAAAACAGCATCGTGGTGGCCCCCGGTGCCAACGGCACTCTCAGCCCCGAAGACCTGGCGCGGGCCGCGCCTGCCTTCGCCCGCTGCGCCGTGGTGCTGATGCAGCTGGAAGTGCCACTGGCCACCGTGACGGCCGCCGCCGCCCTGGCCACGGCCCACGGCAAGCGGGTAATCCTGAACCCCGCCCCCGCCATGCCGCTACCCGATGCGCTGCTGCGGCAGCTGTTCCTACTCACGCCCAACCGCGCGGAGGCCGAAACCCTGACCGGCATTCCGATTACGGACGAAGCGTCGATGCGGGCGGCGGCCCGGTTCCTGCGGGAAAAGGGCGTGGCCAACGTGGTCATCACCCTCGGCGGGGAGGGCGCTTACCTCTGCACCGAAACGGGGGCCCGGCTCCTGCCCACGGCCCGCGTGCGGGCCGTGGATACCACCGCCGCCGGCGACGTGTTCAACGGGGCCCTGGCGGTGGCGGTGGCCGAGGGAATACCGCTGGAATCGGCGGTCGAATTCGCCAATCAGGCGGCGGCCATTTCCGTCACGCGCATGGGCGCGCAGGCCTCCGTGCCCTACCGACGGGAGCTGTTGGGTGTCAGTGCGTAA
- a CDS encoding RagB/SusD family nutrient uptake outer membrane protein gives MKRYTLSRRLALLAGLVLAGSGCQKFVDLTPADNIVVANFYKSEADFKLALTGTYSNLRGIYNDYYQYADLPADDTRTFGESEVNRGPFDKQTWLPSTPPLSTAWNDAYRTISFANVIIARIDPIPFALPATKTQYTGEAKFLRALMYFNLVRYFGDVPLVLTEITSESDAYTYSRSPVATVYAQIEKDLLDAEAALPATYSAADIGRATKGAAQALLGKVYLQEKKWPDAEAKLAQLVLNPNPYQILPNPANVFGLGKDNNAEIIFAAQYAASGFQEGNRFVHEMAPANSGTTITGVAGNSTCIGTLALYNAFEAGDARKTAYISVFVGAVTNDPYYWARKLIYPVTQINEGDNDWPILRYADVLLMYAEALNNNGKTALAIPQINRIRTRAGLAAKPLTLSGPDTQLAIEQERRVELCFEGQRWYDLIRWGKDVSTMLAFKAAYTTLDPANSNLNPRPENRLFPLPSRELALNPNLTQNPGY, from the coding sequence ATGAAACGGTACACTCTCTCCCGGCGCCTGGCGCTGCTGGCCGGCCTGGTACTGGCCGGCAGCGGCTGCCAAAAATTCGTCGACCTCACGCCCGCCGACAACATCGTGGTCGCTAACTTCTACAAAAGCGAAGCGGACTTCAAGCTGGCCCTGACGGGTACCTACAGCAACCTGCGCGGTATCTACAACGACTACTACCAGTACGCGGACTTGCCCGCCGACGACACCCGCACCTTTGGCGAGAGCGAAGTCAACCGGGGGCCGTTCGACAAGCAGACCTGGCTGCCTTCCACGCCGCCCCTGTCGACTGCCTGGAACGATGCCTACCGCACTATTTCCTTCGCCAACGTCATCATTGCCCGGATTGACCCGATTCCGTTTGCCCTCCCCGCCACCAAAACCCAGTACACCGGCGAGGCCAAATTCCTGCGGGCCCTGATGTACTTTAACCTCGTACGTTATTTCGGCGACGTGCCGCTGGTGCTCACTGAAATCACGAGCGAATCCGATGCGTACACCTACAGCCGCAGCCCGGTGGCCACCGTGTACGCGCAGATTGAGAAGGACTTGCTGGACGCCGAGGCGGCGCTGCCCGCCACCTATTCGGCCGCCGACATCGGCCGGGCCACCAAGGGCGCGGCCCAGGCCCTGCTGGGCAAAGTGTACCTGCAGGAGAAGAAATGGCCCGACGCCGAAGCCAAGCTGGCCCAGCTCGTGCTGAACCCCAATCCCTACCAGATTTTGCCCAACCCGGCCAACGTGTTCGGCCTGGGCAAGGACAACAACGCCGAAATTATTTTTGCCGCGCAGTACGCGGCCAGCGGGTTCCAGGAAGGCAACCGGTTCGTGCACGAAATGGCCCCGGCGAACTCGGGCACCACCATCACGGGCGTCGCTGGCAACAGCACGTGCATCGGTACGCTGGCTTTGTACAACGCGTTTGAAGCCGGCGACGCGCGGAAAACGGCCTACATCAGCGTGTTTGTCGGCGCGGTGACTAATGACCCGTATTACTGGGCCAGAAAGCTCATTTATCCGGTGACGCAAATCAACGAAGGCGACAACGACTGGCCCATCCTGCGCTACGCCGACGTGCTGCTCATGTACGCCGAGGCCCTCAACAACAATGGCAAAACGGCGCTGGCCATCCCGCAAATCAACCGCATCCGCACCCGCGCGGGCCTGGCCGCCAAGCCCCTCACCCTCTCGGGCCCCGATACGCAGCTGGCCATCGAGCAGGAACGCCGCGTAGAGCTGTGCTTCGAAGGACAGCGCTGGTACGACCTCATTCGCTGGGGTAAGGACGTGAGCACCATGCTCGCCTTTAAGGCCGCTTACACCACCCTGGACCCAGCCAACAGCAACCTCAACCCCCGCCCCGAGAACCGGCTGTTTCCGCTGCCCAGCCGCGAGCTGGCCCTGAACCCCAACCTGACGCAAAACCCCGGCTACTAA